The following proteins come from a genomic window of Gossypium raimondii isolate GPD5lz chromosome 5, ASM2569854v1, whole genome shotgun sequence:
- the LOC105766506 gene encoding probable disease resistance protein At1g61300 isoform X1 produces the protein MEYVEPVVGIANCLGTPVCKYLQYHRKLNDYVRNFNRIREELNCKMEEIELQLKAELLRPLGKIPKKGVEIWLKAVKEMIAEAQDVENKASNGRYLCRACNGKLVDEKTREMKEFLDKAPNASEGLAMDGPSAGLPLPTSELVGEEAARKEIWACLMQEEVKEIGVWGMGGVGKTTIMKHIHNDLLKEQRFERVIWVTISKEFNVMKVQDDIAAALKLNEDWPREGDKLRRAAILSEMLKNAGKHVLILDDVWDEFSREEVGIPEPSDSNGCKLVLTTRSEHVCKFMGCKVIKVKPLSGQQALTLFLSKVGPNIVQNQTLMPILRPVVEECAGLPLTIVVVAGTLKGEEDPLIWKNALRELKERIGKVKEAEDKVIESLKVSFNHLKDEKMKHCFLHCALYPEDFQIWKYGLIECWIEEGFIDDMGTRQEMKEKGHVILKKLEENCLLENTTNVNGQPCVKMHDAVREMALSITRMNPRCMIQAGLQLEELPEKEQWSPDIEKVSLMYNSISEISIDVLPTKCQLLTTLLLQENPIKKISNSFFINMPCLSVLNLSSTKIKSLPNSISELKNLTTLLLSGCYELRALPCLSMLQELKKLDLSWTRIEEVPEGMDMLIKLRYLDVQVFTLKEIPAGLLPKLVHLQHLGFHKDNKRTSLKAEEMEPLKKLENLTGHFEDVSEFSKFISSMQQSKKNLIKYDLQVGSSFMRATRDKTVTIGGFHDWEGELIMHPIEIQQLNILKCHNLRSLVNDNSSFKNAIGLRVWWCEGIECVVSLSSFASSSAHPFQSLEMLDLSELPKLSALIMKDEGIGPATTSTLAPSAAFSHLKEITIDSCSSMKTLLPHWLLPNLQNLEVISVSHCDKVAEILGAPTSEVEEKGSDALIKFHLPKLRKLKLWRLPNLTSICSKSGVMVCDSLQVIQVAGDCYKLKRIPPFVPLVGNGQPFAYAPPSLTIRSWKEWWEWLEWDDHPNFKNVLQPLWKDGR, from the exons ATGGAGTACGTAGAGCCTGTTGTCGGCATTGCAAATTGTCTCGGAACTCCTGTTTGTAAATATTTGCAATATCACAGAAAGCTGAACGATTATGTGAGAAACTTCAACAGGATCAGAGAAGAATTGAATTGCAAAATGGAAGAAATAGAGCTGCAATTGAAAGCAGAGCTTCTTCGTCCTCTGGGGAAGATACCGAAGAAGGGAGTTgaaatttggttgaaagctgtGAAAGAGATGATTGCGGAAGCACAGGATGTTGAAAACAAAGCCAGTAACGGGAGATATCTCTGTCGTGCTTGCAACGGGAAGCTGGTTGATGAAAAGACTCGAgaaatgaaggaatttcttgataaagctCCTAATGCCTCTGAAGGTCTTGCCATGGATGGTCCAAGTGCTGGGTTGCCACTGCCAACATCAGAACTAGTTGGGGAGGAAGCTGCAAGAAAAGAGATTTGGGCATGTTTGATGCAAGAGGAGGTAAAAGAGATTGGGGTTTGGGGGATGGGCGGTGTGGGTAAAACCACTATCATGAAGCACATCCACAATGATCTTTTGAAAGAACAAAGATTCGAAAGGGTAATCTGGGTTACCATATCAAAGGAGTTCAATGTCATGAAGGTACAAGATGATATTGCAGCTGCTTTGAAGTTGAACGAAGATTGGCCTAGAGAAGGAGACAAGCTAAGACGAGCAGCAATCTTGTCAGAAATGCTGAAGAACGCAGGAAAGCATGTTCTAATCCTAGATGATGTGTGGGATGAATTCTCTCGAGAAGAAGTTGGGATCCCCGAGCCGAGTGACAGCAATGGCTGCAAGTTGGTGTTGACAACCCGTTCGGAGCATGTCTGTAAGTTTATGGGTTGTAAGGTGATAAAAGTGAAGCCCCTTTCAGGACAACAGGCATTGACACTATTCTTGAGTAAAGTTGGCCCGAACATAGTGCAAAATCAAACTTTAATGCCAATTTTGAGGCCCGTTGTTGAAGAATGTGCGGGTCTACCTCTTACAATTGTTGTCGTAGCTGGTACATTGAAAGGAGAAGAGGACCCTCTTATTTGGAAAAATGCACTCAGGGAATTGAAAGAGAGAATAGGGAAAGTGAAAGAAGCGGAAGATAAAGTGATCGAGAGTTTGAAAGTTAGCTTCAATCACTTAAAAGACGAGAAAATGAAGCATTGTTTCTTACATTGCGCATTATATCCTGAAGATTTTCAAATTTGGAAGTATGGGCTAATTGAGTGCTGGATTGAAGAGGGATTCATAGATGATATGGGTACAAgacaagaaatgaaagaaaagggcCATGTTATTTTGAAGAAGTTAGAAGAGAATTGCTTGTTGGAAAATACTACCAATGTAAATGGTCAACCTTGCGTAAAGATGCATGATGCAGTGAGAGAGATGGCATTGTCGATCACAAGAATGAATCCTCGATGTATGATACAAGCAGGTTTGCAATTAGAAGAGTTACCAGAAAAGGAGCAATGGAGTCCGGATATTGAGAAAGTGTCACTGATGTATAACTCCATATCAGAAATTTCCATAGATGTGCTGCCCACAAAATGTCAACTTCTCACAACCTTGTTATTGCAGGAGAACCCTATAAAGAAgatctcaaattctttcttcATAAACATGCCTTGTCTTAGTGTTCTCAATTTGTCCTCTACGAAGATCAAAAGTTTACCAAATTCCATCTCTGAACTAAAGAACCTCACAACATTGTTGCTTTCTGGCTGTTATGAATTAAGAGCTCTGCCATGTCTTTCGATGCTTCAAGAATTGAAGAAGTTGGATCTAAGTTGGACTAGAATTGAGGAAGTACCAGAAGGCATGGATATGCTGATAAAGCTAAGATATCTTGATGTTCAAGTGTTCACTCTGAAAGAGATACCCGCTGGACTTTTACCAAAACTCGTTCACCTTCAGCACTTGGGTTTTCATAAGGACAATAAAAGAACCAGTCTAAAAGCAGAGGAGATGGAACCATTGAAGAAGTTGGAGAACTTAACCGGACATTTCGAAGACGTCAGTGAATTCAGTAAGTTCATCTCCTCAATGCAACAAAGtaagaaaaatctcatcaaGTACGATTTACAGGTGGGCTCATCTTTTATGCGTGCTACAAGAGATAAAACAGTAACAATTGGAGGATTCCATGATTGGGAAGGTGAGTTAATTATGCACCCAATTGAAATTCAACagttgaatattttaaagtgCCACAATTTAAGAAGCTTAGTCAATGATAATTCTTCCTTCAAAAATGCGATTGGCTTGAGGGTTTGGTGGTGTGAAGGGATAGAGTGTGTTGTTTCCCTGTCCTCTTTTGCCTCTTCTTCCGCTCATCCATTTCAGAGCCTCGAGATGTTGGATCTTAGTGAGCTACCAAAGTTGAGTGCCCTTATTATGAAAGATGAAGGAATTGGTCCAGCAACAACATCAACATTGGCTCCGTCTGCCGCCTTTTCCCATCTTAAGGAAATTACGATAGACAGCTGCTCAAGTATGAAGACGTTGCTTCCACATTGGTTGCTTCCAAACCTCCAAAACCTGGAAGTAATATCAGTGTCACACTGTGATAAGGTAGCAGAAATATTGGGAGCACCAACATCAGAAGTTGAAGAAAAAGGGAGTGATGCATTAATCAAATTCCATCTTCCTAAATTGAGAAAGTTGAAATTGTGGAGATTACCAAATTTGACGAGCATATGCAGCAAAAGTGGAGTGATGGTTTGCGATTCTCTCCAAGTTATCCAAGTTGCTGGAGACTGTTATAAACTGAAGAGAATTCCTCCATTTGTTCCCCTTGTTGGCAATGGGCAGCCATTTGCATATGCTCCACCTTCTCTTACCATCAGGTCATGGAAAGAATGGTGGGAATGGTTGGAGTGGGATGACCatccaaactttaaaaatgttCTTCAACCCCTTTGGAAGGATGGAAG aTGA